The nucleotide window GTAGAGTGAAACCAAAGAGGTGAAAGTGCTAAAATATTTGCGAGCCTCAATTAGTTTGCGTTTCATGAACAATGCATGCAGGTATAAAGCAATTATTAGCCCATGTAACTTTTGCTTTGCGATCTTTATTGAAACTTTTGTTCTTCGACTTACTTTAAAGTCGAGAAacatttaaacttttacaCGATTTGTGACgatatttaaaaagtttacttCTAACCTTTTTTCAACTCATTTGCCTAAAAACCAATAATAGTGGAGATTTATAAGTAGAGGTATTTGACAATGTGCGTTGATGTTTGTGAGCAACCTGCAATGCCACATTAATGTCAGCGTTGTTATCAGCAAGTGGCTTTGACATTATCGACGGTTTCGTTTATCTGAAACCTGTTTTTAATGACTATAGCTCAAACAATTTGTTGGAAAACATCAAACTGaaattttccatatttttgtCATCCACTGAAAgtgcaaaacatgtttttaacttACAATAACAGGCCGACTGACgtgaaaattgtttgtaaaaaagttGGGAAAAATATAGGAGAGAGTAAAGTATAAATTGCGCTTCAGTTAGCAGGAATATGgcaattctttgtatttccAACAAACgtaaaaatggaaatattGTTGGCTGTTTTGCTCACTTTAGCAAGTTACATCGATGCTGGACAATCAAATGAAGTTTGTCTTTCACTTTCGCAAGCTGGGGCTGCAAGCACATCACAACTTGAGTTACTCCACTCCTCTACTATTTATCTGACTTCGTTATTTCATTATTCTAACCCTAAACATCTCCAGAAGAATGGGGATATTCAATAACAACATTACATTTTATCCTTTTTGCTTTAACAAATCAGATCACGACACAGAATTTTATGTCACAGAAAAATATATGCCAACAAGCCCACGCGGACATTCTACTTATTGTTGGTTTAATGCTACTTACACTCCAACCATTTAGAAAGTACTTCAATACACGCTTCATTGTTAACCCCCAGAAAAACTAGCTTTAATATTTCAAGTGCTATAGCAACCACCAAACTGACCAGCTACAAGAACATGATTGCCGATATtttatatgaaaatatttcctaaCTGGAAGACAACATAAGGTCTTTAATTAATACgccaattaattataaattattacaattcactATACTAAAGTCGTCATAGCGCAATCCCATTTTCCGAAATCATGCAAATAGGGTTAGTATGGAATTTGATGGGGACCCGACACTTTCtaaaaaagctatttttccTATAACAATATCTCGAATAAATTCCAACCATCAGCATTGcagaattttgaaattttggcGAGATTTACAGTTTTTGGGATATTGTCAtttatgcaaattttattCCAGGGAAGCGTTCTATACACAATTACATGATTTTGGTGAATAGGAATGGTTCTGCAACGTTTTCtctcaaaaaacaatttatttgatGAATGCTAAATTTCAATGACGTCAGCCTGTATGCGAGCATGTTCAAGATTGTCAGATCtactaaaaataaacttcCCCGTTTGCACTGCACGCTCTGTTGCTTTTGGGCTCGATGTGGCGTGTTTAAAGCCGTACTTCCTTGCAAATGAAAAGAGAGCAGATAAAATCGTAATCCGTTATCCATCGCTAACTGTTTCGGGACTTTGTGAATATTGAGTATAAAGTGAACATAGTGTCCGAAAAAAGGCCAGGATGCAAGATGAATATAGTAATCTAATCTATAGATAATAATTAAGTAAATCAGACTTAAGTAAATATCATAAGATGCCAATCGTGAGGTAAACAAGTTGCAAACGAGTTTCATGGACACTGGGGTAAAAGTATGAGAATCAATAGTCTTTatcattaaataaaaagaagACGTTTTTCAGCCACACAAGAGCAGGAGTCGAGCAACCACTGGGTAGCGCTGTCACCAAAAACTCGTAATCTTGAGTTCCGTTCCGCGGCGAATACGATATAGACTACTATATGGGCAGCCAGAGCATGATTTGCGATTAATTCCTTCGCGACACAATCATAGCCCGTTGAGTTTGCCGCTCTCCGTTTGCGGGCCACTCCCCACACCGAAATCGATCATTGCGAGTATGCAGGTACTGCTCGCTAATCCCAGCAAGCCATCCTGAACAGCAATAATCCGGTGTTTGTGTAATggttgtttgtaaattttcacCGAGCTGAAAATAGCGAGAAGTGTATTTTGTTGGATCCGCCAATGATATTATAATTGTGTTTTCGActtccaaaaataaaaaaagtcaATAACTGCTAAGAGTTATTTGAGCAAAATCCATAAGTGAcgaaaaaaatcaacttaaaaaACTTATTAACCTTATACTAATAATATTTATACTTATAAACTCAAGGGAAGATGAACAAggacaaaaatttaaacaaaaaatttaaaaatctgCCTTAATAAACCGAATGAAAAGATTTACATTATATGTCTGTAAATCAGACAGGTTTTGTTTGCCAGCAaagaaagttttgaaaaaatgcgATGCACATTATATTGCATGACATGAGTCTTGGTTTCGCAGTGAAATTATAAGAGTTGAACGTGTTTGCGAGCTTCAAGTAGTTTGCTTTATACCATATACAGGTAAAGAGGAATAGTTATAGGTTCCTTTTCTATTGTGATTTCAATTTATATTAAAATGATTGGTTACCAAATTTAGATAGAGGACATTTCATCTTCTGCACAATTTGAGacaacagttttaaaaatttaaccttaacagtttttaaatctttacaTCAGTAATAATCAAGATGAAGCGGCAGGAAGTTGTTGACAACGCATGTGCGTTAATCTTCATCGACAGCCTGCACTGCACACAAACACTGCCACAGTTCTGTCATTGTTACTAGAAAGTGGCTTTGACATTTCGACTGTTTAGTTTATTTTCGTTTATCGGAGAAAGGCTCGGTAATGACTATAGTTCAAACAATTTCTCGGTAAACTCAAACCGGTAGTTTTCTATTTGTGTCATCATCTACATctgcaaaacatgtttttgacTTAAAATGTGAGCTGATGTGAAACCGCAAAAGAAAGTTGAGAAAGATAAAGAAGAGGGTGGAGTATATATAGCAGAAAAATATATTAGGTCTTTGCGTTATCAACGAACgtaaaaatggaaatattGTTGGCTGTTTTTCTCACTTTAACGAGTTACTTCGATGCTGGACAATCAAATGAAGTTTGTCTTTCACTTTCGCAAGCTGGGGCTGCAAGTGCATCGCAACTTGAGTTAGCGCAAGGACCCCCTGGACGTCGCGGCCCTCAGGGACCTGTCGGCCACAAAGGTGATACCGGTGACCCTGGACAATGTGGTTGTAATCCGAGTGAGATTGAGCAACTTCGAAGACAAATAGACCTACTTCGTGCAGGTAACAACTTCTACAATTGCGTTTTGAATAACAGTTTTGCTCTTACTTTGaatgaaatataaatttacAGATTTAGTTTTAAACTTAGCACGTTGAAGTTACAGCGAAAAAAATCGTTGAACCTTGTTCTAGAATCTTGTATCGGTGGCTTCATATATGATGGATCCTGCATCAAGTTGCTTTATACTCGAGGTTCAGGAGGAAACTACGATCAGGCTGTGAGAGATTGCTCGATAAACAATGGAAGTCTTGTCGAAATAACATCAGACAGAAAGTACGACCTGGTGGTCAAATATGTTAATCGAACATGGGATGTGTACGACAGCGGACATGCTTTCAGCGTCAATATTTGGCTGGGAATTTCCTATACGGTGTGATGCTCATAATTTTATCGAACTTAATTGAATTCA belongs to Clavelina lepadiformis chromosome 6, kaClaLepa1.1, whole genome shotgun sequence and includes:
- the LOC143463443 gene encoding uncharacterized protein LOC143463443, translated to MEILLAVFLTLTSYFDAGQSNEVCLSLSQAGAASASQLELAQGPPGRRGPQGPVGHKGDTGDPGQCGCNPSEIEQLRRQIDLLRAESCIGGFIYDGSCIKLLYTRGSGGNYDQAVRDCSINNGSLVEITSDRKYDLVVKYVNRTWDVYDSGHAFSVNIWLGISYTV